ACCGGCAGGCGTTTGATGATTTTTATCGTTGGTTGAACGCGACCGGTTTGTGGGAGCGCGGATTCGACCAACTCAGCACGCGGGAGCTGCGCGATTTCGTGATCGAGGCGCAGTCGCGTTTCGACCGTCGCACGCTGCACAATCACGTGTCGGGGCTGCGTGCGTTTTTTAAATTCTGGCTGCGACGCGGCGGCGTGAAACGAAATCCGTTCGTCGGCGTGCCGCTGCCGAAGCTGGAAAAGCGTTTGCCGAAATTCCTCACCGAGACGCAGATGAAGCTGCTCTTAAACGGGCCGCAGCGGTTGTTGGAAAACCAGTCGCTGGATGCCTTCACATCGTGGCGAGACCGGCTGGTGATGGAGCTGCTTTACGGCGGTGGTTTGCGTGTGAGCGAGCTGACGGCGCTCAACTACGGCCAGATCGATTTCACGAGTGGCGTGGCCCGGGTGCTCGGCAAGGGCAAGAAGGAGCGCCTGTGTCCGCTCGGGCGTGTGGCGATGGCCGTGCTTGAGAAATGGAAACGTGAATTTGCGAAGGACACGGGTCACGATTTGCCGGTGTTGGTGAACGGGAAACAGGAGCGGTTACCTGTGCGGCAGGTGCAGTTGTTGTTAAAACGCTACCTCGCGCTGGCGGACCTGCCGCTGGACCTGACTCCGCACAAACTCCGGCACAGTTATGCGACCCACCTGCTAAATGCCGGTGCGGACCTGCGCCTTGTGCAGGAATTGCTGGGACATGTGAATTTGAATACAACGCAGGTCTATACTCATGTGAGTGTTGCGCGACTGCGGGATGTTTATGCGAAAGCGCATCCGCGCGCCTAAGTCTCAGAAGCAGGGTGTTGCCACCAAAAGAAGGATATGACTAGATATCACTAGGTTTGGTAAATTTTCGCCTCATTTTTACGTTTAGCTAAGATATAACGTAGTAATTTGTTAAAAGTTAGGCAATGCGGTCATTGCATCCCGCTTTCACTGAATGTCGTTAACTTCGCCTTTATCCACCAATCAGCCCGCCGGTGACGTTAAAGTCATCATTGTGGACGACCATGCCGCGATCATAGGAATGATGACCCAAGTGGTTGAATCCCTGCCTGGTTTCAAGGTGGTGGGAAGCGCGCTCGATGCCGATGCCGCGATGGAAGTCTGTCGTAATGAGCAGGCTGACATCATCATCCTAGATCTGGTGCTGCCGGGCGTGTCGGGCCTGGCCCTGCTGGGCGAACTGGGAATCATCTGCCCGAAGTCCCGCATCCTGATTTTTACCGGCAGCCTGAATGCTGCCGCCATGCGCGGAGCGCTCGCCGCCGGCGTTTTGAGTGTGGTCGAGAAGATGGCCACGCTGGAAATATTCCGCGCGGCCCTGCTTTCGGTTTCCCAAGGTCAGACGTATTTCGGACCGCTCGCGGGCAATTTCATCAAGGCGCTCGTGAGTCGCGATCAATCGACGCCTGAGGCGAATGCCGGTATCAGCGAACTCACCAAGCGTGAGAAGACCGTGCTTTGCCACGTGGCGCAGGGTCTTAGCTCGAAAGAGATCGCGGACAAACTCGGGGTGAGCGTGCACACGGTGATCAATCATCGGAGCAACCTTATGAAAAAAACCGGGCTGCATCGTGTCGCGCAGCTTTCGCTGTTTGCCGTGCAGGCGGGTTTAGTGGGAGAGACGACGGATCGCTGAGCGACGTCAGAGGCTGGTTTTTACACTCCCGATTGATGGGTAGGTGGATCACCCGATGTTTCGCAGAGGAAAACCTCTAGGTATCCGGTTATAATTACGCAGGTCTATTTTTACACTTGTTTGATATATTCGCCGGGCTTGTAGATCGCGGGTATGATCCCGCAAGTCACTTCGCCACGTCGTT
This portion of the Rariglobus hedericola genome encodes:
- a CDS encoding LuxR C-terminal-related transcriptional regulator, which codes for MDDHAAIIGMMTQVVESLPGFKVVGSALDADAAMEVCRNEQADIIILDLVLPGVSGLALLGELGIICPKSRILIFTGSLNAAAMRGALAAGVLSVVEKMATLEIFRAALLSVSQGQTYFGPLAGNFIKALVSRDQSTPEANAGISELTKREKTVLCHVAQGLSSKEIADKLGVSVHTVINHRSNLMKKTGLHRVAQLSLFAVQAGLVGETTDR
- a CDS encoding tyrosine-type recombinase/integrase, with the translated sequence MSKPALHPPPPEPVLARWWAPFAEFLEKERRYSVYTLRNYRQAFDDFYRWLNATGLWERGFDQLSTRELRDFVIEAQSRFDRRTLHNHVSGLRAFFKFWLRRGGVKRNPFVGVPLPKLEKRLPKFLTETQMKLLLNGPQRLLENQSLDAFTSWRDRLVMELLYGGGLRVSELTALNYGQIDFTSGVARVLGKGKKERLCPLGRVAMAVLEKWKREFAKDTGHDLPVLVNGKQERLPVRQVQLLLKRYLALADLPLDLTPHKLRHSYATHLLNAGADLRLVQELLGHVNLNTTQVYTHVSVARLRDVYAKAHPRA